A stretch of the Acidobacteriota bacterium genome encodes the following:
- a CDS encoding insulinase family protein, with the protein MIAIMRRARATTLAALLTVPLAAPGGPPPLAAGVASASRTVLANGAEILVIPQPGVPLVAVVSVIRSGASSEGPGENGISHMLEHLLFNGTDARTQEQLYDDLDRRGIVNNAHTGVDEMTLFMLGPAGETAEMLAAESEMLFRSNFPEAKLAKERGIVLNEIAKDATQEATRFQEALDAILYAGTPCALPVTGTDASIRSLTRDAIVSYHRRHYRPDNLTVLVMGDVTPGDALARARAAFGGIAPAPEPPGGAPPACRPAAAAIGVLHSLKIPGGSRRIALAAEAPSPRDPRHPAASLLAAMIEPGLVDAANGRREGAPGKILDASVELAGSRGGALLEITATLDDALPYDAAMRALTGAVRERLTTPPDPDDLAHRKVADRVTLSLLEEKPHYFGLDRAPTIACCGWQAVVDGPAKIAAVTATDVAAVAASLADSGRWSLFEAGPDVTEGTRPALVPASAPASVRTVLPNGLTVLVRSGQESSVFAAALLTRARSAREPESRGGIADLLHRLAGHATASRSASRLESDLTRIGARVKVTDDPSIPYDDADTTSEFSFMRMETLDEFAPEAIPILAEMVRSPALDTDSIERMRGLQIERARQGAARPGERGRGLLLRALLGKDAPLGRSPFGTEESVKSITAADLDGFRRIYFTPSNLILSVATSLPPEAALDLVRGSFGAMEAGTSGAIAPPATTPAAPSRVEEKLGGAQAYVLEGVLLDPKPAEVPALAAAAAILSKRMGMEIREKKGLAYSLGAGAELFAGHLLFTVRVGTKPEQLDEALAAVDEQIRELATRPPTEDEIASAIRSEGVRILMRGLSRINKAFAAGLDELRAHSAVPAPWRELPTVTPADVAGAAKAYLATEKMTRVILR; encoded by the coding sequence ATGATCGCCATCATGCGCCGCGCACGTGCCACGACTCTCGCCGCCCTTCTCACGGTCCCCCTCGCCGCGCCCGGGGGCCCGCCACCGCTCGCCGCGGGGGTCGCCTCCGCGAGCCGGACGGTCCTCGCCAATGGCGCGGAGATCCTCGTCATCCCGCAGCCGGGGGTCCCCCTGGTCGCGGTCGTCTCCGTCATCCGGAGCGGCGCGTCGTCGGAGGGGCCGGGGGAGAACGGGATCTCGCACATGCTCGAGCACCTCCTCTTCAACGGCACGGACGCGCGGACGCAGGAGCAGCTCTACGACGACCTGGATCGCCGCGGGATCGTGAACAACGCCCACACCGGGGTCGACGAGATGACCCTCTTCATGCTCGGGCCCGCGGGCGAGACGGCGGAGATGCTCGCCGCCGAGTCCGAGATGCTCTTCCGCTCCAACTTTCCCGAGGCGAAGCTTGCGAAGGAGCGCGGCATCGTCCTCAACGAGATCGCGAAGGACGCCACGCAGGAGGCGACCCGGTTCCAGGAGGCGCTGGACGCCATTCTCTACGCGGGAACGCCGTGCGCCCTCCCCGTCACCGGGACCGACGCGAGCATCCGCTCCCTCACCCGCGACGCCATCGTGAGCTACCACCGGCGCCACTACCGCCCCGACAACCTCACGGTCCTGGTGATGGGGGACGTCACGCCGGGCGACGCGCTCGCCCGGGCGCGCGCCGCCTTCGGCGGGATCGCCCCGGCTCCCGAGCCGCCGGGGGGTGCGCCGCCGGCATGCCGCCCGGCCGCGGCCGCGATCGGCGTGCTCCATTCCCTCAAGATCCCGGGAGGCTCCCGGCGGATCGCTCTCGCCGCGGAGGCGCCCTCACCTCGCGACCCGCGGCATCCCGCCGCCTCCCTTCTCGCCGCGATGATCGAGCCGGGTCTCGTCGACGCGGCGAACGGTCGCCGGGAGGGGGCCCCCGGAAAGATCCTCGACGCCTCGGTCGAGCTCGCGGGAAGCCGCGGCGGCGCCCTCCTCGAGATCACCGCCACGCTCGACGACGCCCTCCCCTACGACGCGGCGATGCGCGCGCTCACCGGCGCGGTGCGCGAGCGCCTGACGACGCCCCCCGATCCCGACGATCTCGCCCATCGCAAGGTCGCCGACCGCGTCACCCTCTCGCTCCTGGAGGAAAAGCCTCACTACTTCGGCCTCGATCGCGCGCCGACGATCGCGTGCTGCGGGTGGCAGGCGGTCGTGGACGGCCCGGCGAAGATCGCGGCGGTGACCGCCACGGACGTGGCCGCCGTGGCGGCGTCGCTCGCCGATTCGGGCCGGTGGTCGCTCTTCGAGGCAGGGCCCGACGTGACGGAGGGGACGCGCCCCGCCCTCGTCCCGGCTTCGGCGCCCGCGAGCGTCCGCACCGTCCTCCCGAACGGCCTCACCGTGCTCGTCCGCTCGGGGCAGGAGTCCTCCGTCTTCGCGGCGGCGCTCCTCACGCGCGCCCGCTCGGCGAGAGAGCCCGAATCGCGCGGCGGCATCGCGGACCTGCTCCACCGCCTCGCCGGCCACGCGACGGCGTCGCGCAGCGCGTCGCGCCTCGAGAGCGATCTCACGAGGATCGGGGCGCGCGTCAAGGTGACCGACGATCCGTCCATCCCCTACGACGACGCCGACACCACCTCAGAGTTCTCGTTCATGCGCATGGAGACGCTCGACGAGTTCGCGCCGGAGGCGATCCCGATCCTCGCGGAGATGGTCCGCTCCCCCGCCCTCGACACCGACTCGATCGAGAGGATGCGCGGGCTCCAGATCGAGCGGGCGCGCCAGGGCGCGGCCCGCCCCGGCGAGAGGGGGCGCGGGCTGCTCCTCCGCGCCCTCCTCGGGAAGGACGCGCCTCTCGGCCGCTCTCCCTTCGGCACCGAGGAGTCGGTGAAATCGATCACCGCCGCCGATCTCGACGGTTTCCGCCGGATCTACTTCACGCCGTCGAACCTGATCCTCTCCGTCGCCACATCCCTGCCGCCGGAGGCCGCGCTCGATCTCGTCCGTGGGAGCTTCGGCGCGATGGAGGCGGGGACTTCGGGTGCGATCGCGCCCCCCGCCACGACGCCGGCGGCGCCGTCGCGGGTCGAGGAGAAGCTCGGCGGCGCGCAGGCGTACGTGCTCGAGGGTGTGCTCCTCGATCCGAAGCCCGCGGAGGTTCCGGCGCTCGCCGCGGCGGCCGCGATCCTCTCGAAGCGGATGGGGATGGAGATCCGCGAGAAGAAGGGGCTCGCCTACTCCCTCGGCGCGGGAGCGGAGCTCTTCGCGGGGCACCTGCTCTTCACGGTGCGCGTCGGGACGAAGCCGGAGCAGCTCGACGAGGCCCTCGCCGCCGTGGACGAGCAGATCCGGGAGCTCGCGACCCGGCCGCCGACGGAGGACGAGATCGCCTCGGCGATTCGCTCGGAGGGGGTGCGCATCCTGATGCGCGGCCTCTCGCGCATCAACAAGGCTTTCGCCGCCGGCCTCGACGAGCTGCGCGCGCACTCCGCGGTGCCGGCACCGTGGAGGGAACTCCCGACGGTCACTCCCGCCGACGTCGCCGGCGCGGCGAAGGCGTACCTCGCCACGGAGAAGATGACGCGGGTGATCCTCAGATAG
- a CDS encoding acyl-CoA dehydrogenase family protein, whose translation MVDFDLTEEQEQLRALAREFTEKEIAPKAPHHDQTGEFPREICRKAWDLGLMNTHVPEAYGGMGLGVLDGAIIAEEIAWGCTGIGTAMEANTLAEAPVIVAGSDEQKKAWLAPMIREFKFAAYCVTEPDAGSDVAGIKTLARRVGSDYALTGSKMWITNGSVADWYFVLAYTDPDKKHRGMSAFIVPRASAGIDVGKKEKNMGQRASDTRAVTFTDVKVPAANRLGNEGDGFRIAMGAFDHTRPIVASAAVGLARSAFEHAVRYSKERKAFGVPLAAHQSISFMIAEMAMNIEAARLLVWKACRTIDQGKRNTREAACAKAFGADMAMKTALDAVQIFGGYGFNGEYPVEKLMRDAKVFQIYEGTSQIQRLIIAKEIFERS comes from the coding sequence TTGGTCGACTTCGATCTGACGGAAGAGCAGGAACAGCTCCGCGCCCTGGCCCGCGAGTTCACGGAGAAAGAGATCGCGCCGAAGGCCCCTCACCACGATCAGACGGGGGAGTTTCCGCGCGAGATCTGCCGGAAGGCGTGGGATCTCGGGCTCATGAACACGCACGTCCCGGAGGCCTACGGCGGGATGGGCCTGGGCGTGCTCGACGGCGCCATCATCGCCGAGGAGATCGCGTGGGGATGCACCGGCATCGGCACGGCGATGGAGGCCAACACTCTCGCCGAGGCGCCCGTCATCGTCGCCGGCTCCGACGAGCAGAAGAAGGCATGGCTCGCGCCGATGATCCGCGAGTTCAAGTTCGCGGCGTACTGCGTGACCGAGCCCGACGCGGGCAGCGACGTGGCGGGGATCAAGACGCTCGCCCGCCGCGTGGGAAGCGACTACGCCCTGACCGGCAGCAAGATGTGGATCACGAACGGCTCGGTCGCCGACTGGTACTTCGTGCTCGCGTACACCGATCCCGACAAGAAACATCGCGGCATGAGCGCCTTCATCGTCCCGAGGGCCAGCGCCGGGATCGACGTCGGCAAGAAAGAGAAGAACATGGGGCAGAGGGCGAGCGACACGCGCGCCGTCACGTTCACCGACGTGAAGGTGCCGGCCGCGAACCGCCTGGGGAACGAAGGGGACGGCTTCCGGATCGCGATGGGCGCCTTCGACCACACCCGGCCCATCGTCGCCTCGGCGGCGGTCGGCCTCGCCCGCTCCGCCTTCGAGCACGCGGTCCGCTACTCGAAGGAGCGCAAGGCGTTCGGCGTTCCCCTCGCCGCGCACCAGTCGATCTCGTTCATGATCGCCGAGATGGCCATGAACATCGAGGCGGCCAGGCTCCTGGTGTGGAAGGCGTGCCGGACGATCGATCAGGGGAAGAGGAACACCCGCGAAGCGGCGTGCGCGAAGGCCTTCGGGGCCGACATGGCGATGAAGACCGCCCTCGACGCCGTCCAGATCTTCGGGGGGTACGGCTTCAACGGCGAGTACCCGGTCGAAAAGCTCATGCGGGACGCCAAGGTGTTCCAGATCTACGAGGGGACCTCGCAGATCCAGCGCCTGATCATCGCGAAGGAGATCTTCGAGCGGTCCTGA
- a CDS encoding enoyl-ACP reductase, with translation MVTIDLSSRTGLVFGVANQKSLAWAIARTLHGAGATLAFAYQGDRLKERVEGLVREIGGKCPLYECDVTKDEDIAATCARAGKDLGRIDYLVHSVAFARKEDLEGDFVATSREGFRTALDISAYSLVAIAREAAPYMEAHGGSIVTLTYMASGRVVPSYNVMGTAKAALEHAVRQLAYELGPKNIRVNAISAGPVSTLSARGISGVLDMLHVSRDKAPLRRNIEADEVGKAALFLLSDLGSGVTGEVLFVDAGYNIMGT, from the coding sequence ATGGTCACGATCGATCTCTCGTCGAGGACGGGCCTCGTCTTCGGCGTCGCCAACCAGAAGAGCCTCGCGTGGGCGATCGCCCGCACGCTTCACGGCGCGGGGGCCACTCTCGCCTTCGCCTACCAGGGGGATCGGCTCAAGGAGCGCGTCGAGGGGCTCGTCCGGGAGATCGGCGGGAAGTGCCCCCTCTACGAGTGCGACGTCACGAAGGACGAGGACATCGCCGCGACCTGCGCCCGCGCCGGGAAGGATCTGGGCCGGATCGACTACCTCGTCCACAGCGTGGCCTTCGCGCGGAAGGAGGATCTCGAGGGGGACTTCGTGGCGACGAGCCGCGAGGGTTTTCGCACCGCCCTCGACATCAGCGCGTACTCGCTGGTCGCCATCGCGCGCGAGGCGGCTCCCTACATGGAGGCGCATGGCGGCAGCATCGTCACGCTCACGTACATGGCGAGCGGCCGCGTCGTCCCTTCCTACAACGTGATGGGGACGGCGAAGGCCGCCCTCGAGCACGCGGTGCGCCAGCTCGCGTACGAGCTCGGACCGAAGAATATCCGCGTCAACGCCATCTCCGCCGGGCCGGTGAGCACCCTCTCCGCCCGCGGCATCTCCGGAGTCCTCGACATGCTCCACGTCTCGCGCGACAAGGCCCCGCTCCGCCGGAACATCGAGGCGGACGAGGTCGGGAAGGCCGCCCTCTTCCTGCTCAGCGATCTCGGGAGCGGGGTGACGGGAGAGGTTCTTTTCGTCGACGCGGGCTACAACATCATGGGCACCTGA
- a CDS encoding peptidylprolyl isomerase — translation MLNRASLKGLSAAAAVAAALAVTSAPAAAADAPAWKSQAGKYAVFDTTEGKIVCILYEKEAPKTVENFTGLATGTKEFKDAATGNQAKRPFYDGTKFHRIIPGFMMQGGDPLGTGTGGPGYNIPDEFVSTHKFDIPGRLAMANTGRPNSGGSQFFITQVPYPSLNGGYSVFGQVVEGQDVVNKVCATLGSPSGKPTKDVILRKLTIETVAGK, via the coding sequence ATGTTGAATCGCGCTTCGCTCAAGGGTCTTTCCGCCGCGGCCGCCGTCGCCGCCGCCCTCGCCGTGACGTCCGCACCCGCGGCCGCGGCCGACGCCCCCGCGTGGAAGTCGCAGGCCGGCAAGTACGCCGTCTTCGACACGACTGAGGGGAAGATCGTCTGCATCCTCTACGAGAAGGAGGCCCCGAAGACCGTCGAGAACTTCACGGGGCTCGCGACCGGGACGAAGGAGTTCAAGGACGCGGCCACAGGCAACCAGGCGAAGCGGCCGTTCTACGACGGCACGAAGTTTCATCGCATCATCCCCGGCTTCATGATGCAGGGGGGCGACCCGCTGGGAACCGGCACGGGCGGGCCGGGGTACAACATCCCCGACGAATTCGTCTCCACGCACAAGTTCGACATCCCCGGCCGGCTCGCCATGGCCAACACGGGACGTCCGAACAGCGGCGGAAGCCAGTTCTTCATCACGCAGGTTCCGTACCCCTCCCTGAACGGGGGCTACTCCGTGTTCGGGCAGGTGGTCGAGGGACAGGACGTCGTGAACAAGGTCTGCGCCACGCTCGGTTCTCCGAGCGGCAAGCCCACCAAGGACGTCATTCTCAGGAAGCTCACGATCGAAACGGTCGCGGGGAAGTAA
- a CDS encoding peptidylprolyl isomerase → MRATIETSEGKITVRLFEKESPITVENFVGLAEGTKEFTDPVKREKTKRRYYDGTKFHRIIPSFMMQGGDPLGTGTGGPGFNIKDEFHPTLKFDRPGLLAMANAGPNTGGSQFFITQIPTPWLTGKHTIFGEVVQGQDIVERICGTLGSPQGRPTKEVLVKSITIERAGA, encoded by the coding sequence ATGCGCGCCACCATCGAGACGAGCGAGGGAAAGATCACCGTCCGTCTGTTCGAGAAGGAATCGCCGATCACCGTCGAGAACTTCGTCGGGCTCGCCGAGGGGACGAAGGAGTTCACGGACCCCGTCAAGCGCGAGAAGACGAAGCGCCGTTACTACGACGGCACGAAGTTCCACCGGATCATCCCGAGCTTCATGATGCAGGGGGGGGACCCGCTGGGGACGGGGACGGGCGGCCCCGGTTTCAACATCAAGGACGAGTTCCATCCGACGCTGAAGTTCGACCGTCCGGGGCTTCTCGCCATGGCCAACGCGGGGCCGAACACCGGCGGCAGCCAGTTCTTCATCACCCAGATCCCCACGCCGTGGCTCACCGGCAAGCACACCATCTTCGGCGAGGTGGTCCAGGGGCAGGACATCGTGGAGCGCATCTGCGGCACGCTCGGATCGCCGCAGGGCCGCCCCACGAAGGAAGTCCTCGTCAAGTCCATCACCATCGAACGCGCCGGCGCCTGA